In Lactuca sativa cultivar Salinas chromosome 5, Lsat_Salinas_v11, whole genome shotgun sequence, the DNA window GATGTAAAGACAGTGAGTTTTTGTCGTTTCATTTTTATAGAGTTGATATGGATATTCCATGATGAGAAGAAGATGGACCAGATCATATGTGTGTATTGTGTAACCATACCAAATTTTTTCATCGAGTTTTGGCCGGTAATTGGGTTGTGCTTTCCCTTCCctgttttttatatatttttcattAGTTTGTTTTGATTGATAATACTAATTTTACCAATTTTTTGCAACaccaaaaaatgttaaaaactctTAAAAATTGGTGTTGCAACATATCGGAAATTGACGTCAATTTCCGATATGTTGCAACACCAATTTTTTGAgagtttttaaaagtttttaacgttttagtttctataaaaactcaaaaataaaagaaaaaaacttcAAATTCAAAACCTACTCCATATAGCTTTAAAGAGTTTTTAGCACATCTAGCTATCATTGTTTGCACCTAATTACTTTGTCACTAATACTTCTACTGAAAAGAAAACCCAAAACTTTTGCATGCAAAAAATATACCTTTTGGTTTTATTTGTTAGTTTTTCATTTACCTTGCAATGCATTGTTTTTCGTTTTTTTGTGTTAGCATTCCTCGgttatttttctattttgatttgtgTGACTCGCAAAATAGGAAGCCATTTTCATTTGTGGTTTAAGTGTATTTCTAATTCGTGTATATAAAGCTTAAGATCAAGTTATGattatatttttggtaaataaAACCCCAGGATTTGTTCAAGATCAAGGTATGATTAGATTTTTGATAAACAAAACCCTAGGATTTGTTCAAGattgtttaaaatatattttcaggGTCTATTGACATATATAAAGTTCTCAGACTTGAAAAATAAAAGCATCCACAGTATGAGTTTTTAGCAACAAAACATGATGAAATGTTCCATGAATTTCTACTTTTTGAAATTTTCTTTACAAATTTTTTAACTTTCCCTGGCTAGTTGAAATGAACGATGTTAGAGAGACTATGAACAAGGCTAGATACAGACGACAGCTAACAACACCTTGCTCTGTACACAAAAGACATTACTACCCTTACCCTCTTTTCTTTTCTTCAACACTGAATTATACCAAACGGAAACCTAACCTAGCCCAGAGAAATTGAAATTCCATCCAAACTTAACCAACATTTAACGAGGCTGCTGAATGCGCTGTCCACGTGACTTCGGGCTCATACTCACAGCTTTTGCTGGCTTCTCCCAATACCTAGCCACCTCCACCGGTGACTTCGGACCCCACTCCTTCATTGACTTTGACAAAGTCAAACCCCTCATCACTTCAGACTCCAATTCCAGACCTGATCATTTATAGACTTAGATTAATCTTAGCTATGAATAGTAATTGCTACGACTGAGTCCAGTAAGAAGGGTATGTTCTTTACCATTTGTGGGGATTTGCTTGAAGGTAGGTGATGGAGTGAAAGTGTTTGTTCTTTCCATTTCAGATAAAAGGAGGAACTGCTCATACTGTGCTTCCATGGTCAAAGTGTCTTCATCGGCTTCAATGGAATCAGGGAGGAGATCAGTGAAATCGAAGTCATCCACTGTGTTAGCAAAGAAACCATCTTCTCCCTGTTGCTGGCTAAGCCAGTAGTCATGGAACCAAGTGGAGGTTGTGACGAGGTCCCACCATTCCGGGGAGAAGTCCTCAACTTGGCGTACGGCGGCGGGGACAAACAGTGGGGCGTTGGGGTTGAGTGTGGAAGTTCTTCCTGAAACTAACGTCATTCTGTTTTTTTCGATCGAGCACTGGTGTGATTAGGCTACCTGACATGAACAAAAACTCATTAGTTGTGAAAATCAAAGCAAGTTTATTTCTCACTTCGCAGATCGATTGATAAGCAATATACTAGAAATATTATCGAACTCTTCATTTACTTGTAGGCATGAATGAAGTTTCAGGACTTCGATAGCAAACAGAATAGTGTGTTCGATTCATTATACCTAACTTCGTTATTTTGCAACTTTTTGAACATATCACTTCATGTCAAATCTTAATCAACACACCAAATGTCCAAGATCAAGATCGAGAAGCAAATCAAATCCATATGAGATCAGTCTGAACTACTTACGAGCACAAAAGAAATGATCGACGCACATAAGATAATCAACATAACCGCAGTAAGATCAAAACAAAGAAACAAAATCAAGAGCTAGATCGCAACTAGTTTTTTCGATGATCAAAACTAAAATCCAAACCGTGTAGTCTAAATAAAATTTCATGATCAGTCTAAATAACAGAAGCTTAAACCTAAAATCAAATTTGCGGATCACATCACGATTCAAGTCGTTATTAAACTCGTAATCACGCATAAACTATTACAAAACAAGAATTTAAGCGATCGAAGCCCAAACTTCGATGATCATCCGATTAAATCAGTCGAACAAATCACAAGCGAAACACACAGCAAACAGGAAATCAGATCAAACAGAACCGAAGATCAACAGTTGATTCAAATACAGTAAAGCAGAATTACAGTAAAATTATACCTTTGATGGATCGTTGAAAAATATCTCAAAAGCAAAACGTGGTTCGGAGCTTTTGGCTCGGGCAATCAGATAAGGTGCAAAGACACAACGACATGAGTATTTATAGGTCAGAATCGGAACGAATTCCAAGCCTGAGGCTCGGAACCGAACCAACCCCTTGAATTATATCCGAAGCTGTCAGCAGCCGACGCGCTTGACTCACACGTGTACGATTTCAAATGGGGGAAAGTGATGGGAAGGTGCTTGGAGCCCACCAATGAGTTGATGGATTATTACGGGGAAATGGACGGATGAGATTAAGCGTTTGTGCTTTTAAAAGTTTAATCTAAAGGTGACTTTTTTAGGCCGGTTTTGATTGGTGGGTCCCGAGTTAGCAACGCGACAAGCCCTCGACATAATTTGGGCTCCACCGAATTGTATGATAtctttttctattatttttatgTCTATATTTATATTGGTAAACAATCATTCCATATAATCAAGGGAAAATAACTTAtaacaaattttgattttatgtattttctatttttttatactATTTaccaattttatttatttatttatttattttttgtgtgtTCTTCATTAGCTATTATGTAATATCATGACTCCATACTTAAATTGTAGATACCATCGTCAAAAAGCTTATGTagatttaaataatcaaattgaTGCACGTTCTCACTACACCTGAAAGTAAATTGTCCTCCTGTTATTATTGCTGCTATCTTAAATCAAAGTGAGTTGATGCTTCCTTttggttttttttattaatcCAATTCATAAAATTGTATCTTTACTTTTATACCCTTTGTAAACTATAGTCATCAAAACCTTGATTTCATCCTTCATTAGATTTTGTCTacgtttattaatatatatatatatatatatatatatatatatatatatatatatatatatatatatatatatatatatatatatatatataggttcaggttcatttgagaccattctaattttgtgagaccgtgagaccaaatctaaaaataattttaaaatgcaaaataaatggaaaaatccaaaaattctttttttaaatgttattttcggaacttgaattaactaaaaagaatataaaaaaaataaaaaaaaataaaaataattccgtttttttttttgaaaaatacgtgaaatattctaaatagaatatttcactgacatattctaaaaaataattttaaaatgcaaaataaatggaaaaatctaaaaattctttttttaaatattattttcggaacttgaattaactaaaaaaaataaaaaaaaaattaaaaaaaataaaaaaaaaattctatttttttttgaaaaatacgtgaaatattctaattagaatattacactgtacatattctaaaaataattttaaaatgcaaaataaatggaaaaatcaaaaaattctttttttaaatattattttcggaacatgaattaactaaaaaaaataaaaaaaataaacaaatgcgtctcacggtctcacaaaatataagtggtctcaaatgaacctaaccctatatatatatatatatatatatatatatatatatatatatatatatatatatatatatattaaaaatatgaaGTTTAGGAATAGTAAATTTGAcatttttttggcagaaaatgGTCACTGCACTTTGTTCTTCATTCTTTACttattttgacatttttggtccttgcaatcaatatttttatattttttaggaaccttttaatatttaaagtttggtcaGAAAACTtcaacggtttgacaactttgatccattTTCTAAAAATTTGCCAATTACAACCCCTTTAATTCTTTAACCGTTTTAAAACTTCTGATCtttgcagtcaaaacttttacattttttcataaaaacattaaaaaaatggtCCGGGGCAAACTTCAGGTTTTTCATCCTTCCATTTTCTAcgtctgtcatatttatcgatttttttggcagaaatggtcccttCACTTTGCTCCTTATTCTTTAcctattttgacatttttggttCTTGCAATCAATATTCTTacactttttaggaaccttttaatatttaaagtttggccacaaagctttaacggtttgacaactttgatcacTTTTCTAAAAAATTGTTAATTCctacccctttaattctttaaCCGTTTTGAAACTTCTGATCTTTGcattcaaaacttttacattttttttcataaaaacatgaaaaaaaacggTCCGGGACAAACTCCGGGCTTTTCATCATTGCACTTTCTAcgtctgtcatatttatcgattcggaAACAATATTGAAAGCTTCTAGCCCCGCGTAGCggggtaacctttctagttattattattttattattattattattatttaacacCTTTAATTTGGAAAGTTGTGTCTTATTTACATATTATTAAAATGAAGTATATATTAATTACACTAATAACTAAACTGTtgaaacaaaaaacaaataaaatattatagaaATATGATATCAACACCATACAAATATAATATTACTTGAATCGGTTAAATATCATCATTTGATTTACTAAGTGTTACATCACAAAATATCATACActagttaaaaaaaaatttggtgGTGTAATCTAAGTTGATATCACGGTCACAAAGTAAATAACAGTCACGAACCATAAATTGAAATAGTAGTTCATACAATGTAATAGTGACGGTAATAAAGCACTCATTATACCCGGTAATATGTTGTTCAACAAATTATTCAAACGAATGAATATCACAAAATGTTCAAACTAATGTATCATTGAAATATTTAATCAATTCAAATATTCAATCTGAGTTCGATCAATACTTCTTTATCATCGCTATTACATCATAAGATCTGCTACTTCAAAATGCATTTCATGATCGTTATTTTCTTTGTGATCGTGATAGCAGCTTAAATTACACAATTAATAAAAAGAATTATTAATGTATGATATGAAATTTGTTAAATCAAACGAACAATGTTGGAATCATATTtgtatgattttttattttttttttgttataaaatttaattatttattgttatttctatatactttattttaataaaaaattaaagtaaaaaaaaaagacCAATGAATGGATACTAAAATCAAGGATATGGGTTTCGAAATTGGAGGCCTAAAAAAAGTAGATGATATCTAAATAAGCATGAAATCAATAAAAGggatcaaaatcaaagttttttatgATCATGGTTTCTAAAGGGAAAAATAGGAAAATACAATATTATTAAGTGGATAGATAAAAAGACCAAGTGGAAATATCACCTTCCCTaaataaaaaacaacaacaaaaacaaatgTTATTCTAGGTctgacaatcgtgtcgtgttcaggttggcgtgtcgcgggttggcggttggtgggtcaaaatatgtcaacccatacatgacccatttaaatatacaggtcacgggttgacATGTTTAgaacataaactcatatatgatccatcaacccatttatttatacgtgTTCACAGGTTGGTGGGTTCGTGTGTCAGATTTGGGTTTGTAGGTCAGATTccataaataaaattgaaaattacACATGAATAAATTCTTGATGGTTGATGCAAACATATCCGAATTTTAGACACTTAAGTCTTAaatatccaaatgaaaattaaaaacatttatagaaACATATTCAAACTAAACATTAATACAGACACATATAATTTAAGTGCTAAAGTAATAGCCACAATTCCAATTTTTTTCTCCTAAAAAACCAAAGTTAATTCTCCAACACCATTTTGATACCTTATTTCGATCATAGAATAACAGAGGGAAGAGTGGGACTGTAGGAGACTGGGAGTCTGGAAGTCTAGAAGAGGGAGATACGCTAATATGCAATTTGATTTTGAGATTATTATTTAGGGAAAATGGGCAAAATGGTTACTGACTTAACCTTGCAGGTTACGACTTACGACCTTAGGTCTTACACCACGAGTCAAAATATCAAAACAGTaaaatggtctatgaatcaatggtatatatatatatatatata includes these proteins:
- the LOC111889565 gene encoding protein EARLY RESPONSIVE TO DEHYDRATION 15, whose protein sequence is MTLVSGRTSTLNPNAPLFVPAAVRQVEDFSPEWWDLVTTSTWFHDYWLSQQQGEDGFFANTVDDFDFTDLLPDSIEADEDTLTMEAQYEQFLLLSEMERTNTFTPSPTFKQIPTNGLELESEVMRGLTLSKSMKEWGPKSPVEVARYWEKPAKAVSMSPKSRGQRIQQPR